One Aciduliprofundum boonei T469 genomic region harbors:
- a CDS encoding PIG-L deacetylase family protein, with product MRILVISPHADDAELGAGSSISRFIREGHEVTVYLLITKEKFPENFPIRDRINEFKASMKVLGVRDYRVDEYPVREIYKYRQEILDRLIKIRDEINPDIVLIPSLSDIHQDHQVAAIEGYRAFNRRSNILSYELPWNTTKFMPNYYIKVKEGDVKNKIEALDRYESQKLLNRRYFNPEFLRAQLIFRGVQCNSNYAEAFEVLHWQY from the coding sequence ATGAGAATACTAGTTATATCTCCTCATGCCGATGATGCGGAGCTTGGAGCTGGATCATCCATCTCTAGATTTATAAGGGAAGGACATGAAGTTACTGTGTATCTTTTAATAACCAAGGAGAAGTTTCCAGAAAACTTTCCGATTAGGGATAGAATTAACGAGTTTAAAGCTTCGATGAAGGTTTTAGGTGTAAGAGATTACAGAGTTGATGAGTATCCTGTGAGAGAAATTTACAAGTATAGGCAAGAGATACTTGATAGGCTTATAAAAATAAGAGATGAGATTAACCCTGATATTGTGCTTATACCATCCTTGAGTGATATACATCAAGATCATCAGGTTGCGGCTATAGAAGGATATAGAGCATTTAACAGAAGAAGCAACATTTTGAGCTATGAACTGCCTTGGAATACCACTAAATTTATGCCAAATTATTATATCAAGGTTAAAGAAGGGGATGTAAAAAATAAGATTGAAGCTTTAGATAGATACGAGAGCCAGAAGTTGCTTAATAGAAGATATTTCAATCCTGAGTTTTTGAGAGCACAACTCATCTTTAGAGGTGTGCAGTGCAATAGTAACTATGCAGAAGCTTTTGAAGTTTTGCACTGGCAGTATTGA
- a CDS encoding nucleotide sugar dehydrogenase, with protein MFEKDWTKMFYKKLQDNNLKIAIVGLGYVGLPLALAFAKKYEVYGFDVDKNKIGMLNKAQSYIVDVSSEDLIKFLHKSFYPSADDNILDKADAIFITVPTPVHVDGSPNMDYVISASQTVAKHLKSGKLVVLESTVYPGATREVVIPILETSGLKAGTNFGVVFSPERVTPGNKEYSVEKMPKVVGGMDNESTELAYILYSSVLEAPVIKVSNCKTAEAVKVLENTFRFINISLVNELAMVFENMGIDIWEVIKGASSKPIGFMPHYPGPGIGGHCIPVDPLFLLYKIRRYDLDSNFIEMARKINTIMPLHMVNLVEYGLRKFGKELRDSNVLVAGVAYKPEVNDSRESPAFDIIEELEYSGAKVQFYDPYIDRIYIKGKEFQGLKSIGIKELMHYDAIVLATNHKALVTQLKELLPKLEKSVVVVDGRNSLDTREIRKKHTYLCIGKPRGEI; from the coding sequence ATGTTTGAAAAAGATTGGACAAAAATGTTCTATAAGAAACTCCAAGATAATAATTTGAAAATAGCCATTGTTGGGCTGGGATATGTGGGATTACCTCTGGCTCTAGCTTTTGCAAAGAAGTACGAAGTTTATGGGTTTGATGTGGATAAAAACAAGATTGGTATGCTCAATAAAGCTCAAAGCTATATAGTGGATGTGAGCTCTGAAGATCTTATAAAATTTTTACACAAGAGCTTTTATCCTTCAGCAGATGATAATATTTTAGATAAGGCAGATGCCATATTCATCACGGTACCTACTCCAGTGCATGTGGATGGCTCTCCCAACATGGACTATGTGATCTCTGCATCTCAAACTGTAGCCAAGCATCTTAAGAGTGGTAAGCTTGTAGTCTTAGAGAGCACGGTATATCCTGGAGCAACTAGAGAGGTAGTGATTCCTATCTTAGAAACTTCTGGGCTTAAAGCGGGTACGAATTTTGGAGTGGTGTTTTCTCCAGAACGCGTCACACCGGGAAACAAAGAGTACAGTGTGGAGAAGATGCCTAAGGTTGTTGGAGGTATGGATAATGAGTCAACAGAACTGGCTTATATTCTCTACTCATCCGTATTAGAAGCTCCTGTAATAAAGGTGAGCAACTGCAAGACTGCAGAGGCTGTGAAAGTACTTGAAAACACATTTAGATTCATCAACATATCCCTCGTAAATGAGCTTGCAATGGTTTTTGAAAATATGGGTATAGATATATGGGAAGTTATAAAAGGAGCATCTTCTAAGCCCATTGGATTCATGCCCCATTATCCAGGTCCCGGAATAGGTGGTCATTGCATACCAGTGGATCCTCTATTCTTGCTCTACAAGATTAGAAGGTACGATTTAGATTCTAATTTTATAGAGATGGCGAGGAAGATAAACACAATTATGCCCCTACATATGGTTAATCTTGTAGAGTATGGACTTCGCAAATTTGGTAAAGAGCTAAGAGATTCAAATGTTCTCGTTGCAGGTGTGGCGTACAAACCTGAAGTGAATGATTCCAGAGAATCTCCAGCCTTTGATATAATTGAAGAGCTTGAGTATTCTGGAGCAAAAGTACAGTTTTATGATCCTTATATTGATAGAATTTATATTAAAGGTAAAGAGTTCCAAGGATTGAAGAGTATAGGGATAAAAGAACTTATGCATTACGATGCTATTGTGCTAGCGACTAACCACAAAGCATTGGTAACGCAGCTTAAAGAGCTCTTGCCGAAACTTGAGAAGAGCGTAGTTGTTGTGGATGGACGGAACTCTCTTGATACGAGAGAGATAAGAAAAAAGCATACATATCTTTGTATAGGTAAGCCTAGAGGTGAGATATGA
- a CDS encoding glycosyltransferase family 4 protein, with product MRVLMLLTNPFRPDPRVHEEAKVLVEAGYDVTILCWNRGENYPESEILDGIRVRRINIPSSYGTPGDFVKGIVKFYLASLNILKKEKFDIVHANDFDTLPLAIMLKKLHGWKVVYDAHDHYSSMIADVLPTLIPSIIFKLEKYLLKFTDARIAASKAIARELDTLPFEIVLNAKNLKDYTLTQAKVQQFRAKINPEGKFLIVYIGILKLWTPLPQIIQAVKKLPEVKLIVGGKGPHENEIIGMIKDAKNIEYVGWVNKKYIPLYTLASDLVVLPSNSAKLYTRVAVANKIMEGLAAGKPLIAGTNTEGGKIVRECNAGLLCDYGDVGCLVNSINKLMKDKELYKKYAKNARVCAEKKYNWNIMSDRLIRLYKSLK from the coding sequence TTCACGAAGAGGCTAAAGTTCTTGTAGAGGCGGGTTACGATGTGACCATTCTCTGCTGGAATCGTGGAGAAAATTATCCAGAGAGCGAAATCCTGGATGGAATAAGAGTGAGAAGAATAAACATACCTTCTAGCTACGGTACCCCAGGCGATTTTGTCAAGGGCATAGTGAAATTCTACCTTGCTTCTTTGAATATCCTTAAAAAAGAGAAATTTGACATTGTGCACGCGAACGATTTTGACACTTTACCCCTTGCAATTATGCTTAAAAAGTTGCACGGCTGGAAGGTTGTGTATGATGCTCACGATCACTATTCTTCTATGATTGCTGATGTGTTGCCTACTCTTATTCCCTCTATTATTTTCAAGCTTGAAAAGTACCTGCTTAAATTCACAGATGCTAGAATTGCAGCCTCCAAAGCAATAGCTCGAGAGTTAGATACTTTACCTTTCGAGATAGTACTCAATGCAAAGAACTTGAAAGATTACACCTTAACCCAAGCTAAAGTTCAACAGTTCAGAGCCAAGATCAACCCTGAAGGAAAGTTTTTGATCGTGTACATAGGCATACTTAAGCTATGGACTCCCCTACCCCAGATTATCCAAGCGGTTAAGAAATTGCCCGAGGTAAAGCTTATAGTTGGTGGTAAAGGACCTCATGAAAATGAGATTATAGGGATGATTAAGGACGCAAAGAACATTGAGTATGTTGGTTGGGTAAACAAGAAATACATACCTCTCTACACACTTGCTTCTGATCTGGTAGTATTACCATCAAATAGTGCCAAATTGTACACACGAGTAGCAGTTGCAAATAAGATAATGGAGGGTTTGGCTGCGGGCAAGCCTTTGATTGCAGGTACCAACACGGAGGGTGGAAAAATAGTTAGAGAGTGTAATGCTGGATTGCTTTGCGATTATGGAGATGTTGGTTGCCTTGTGAATTCTATAAACAAGCTCATGAAAGATAAAGAATTATACAAAAAATACGCAAAAAATGCTAGAGTATGTGCAGAGAAAAAGTACAATTGGAACATTATGAGCGATAGATTGATAAGGCTTTATAAATCTTTAAAATAA